Proteins from one Bdellovibrio svalbardensis genomic window:
- a CDS encoding efflux RND transporter periplasmic adaptor subunit: MKHALRLFLISCLIVSCTKKTAQTPPQMIPEVTVVKVSPRTIPIVKEFVGQMSGIRDIQVRARVGGILLKRYYREGAKVKAGDLLFKIDPAPYQALLEQAQGEVSVNQARFTNSRQSLNRILPLYKENAVSQKDRDDAVADFNSSKSSLERAKAKLEEAKINLGYTTVSAPINGYTSKETVSEGSLIVVNSDQSLLTTISQIDPAYVNFSYTDNELLELRRLSALGKLSRPVDMTKLEVQVRLGDNSIYPQKGFMNFNDNIIDSTTGTVKARAIIDNPDGYLKPGQFVRVYVSGFSRTNTIAVPSKSIIQTQNGPIVFAVNSESKVQQVNIETGEEIGSEVVVNKGLRGGEYVVVEGAAKVRNGMQVKIVSGSTMAKANSIPVSLPNKEFQANTKY; encoded by the coding sequence ATGAAACATGCGCTCAGACTGTTTCTAATATCTTGTTTAATAGTTTCGTGTACTAAAAAGACTGCACAAACACCTCCTCAGATGATTCCCGAAGTGACCGTCGTGAAGGTCTCGCCTCGAACAATTCCGATAGTGAAAGAGTTTGTGGGACAGATGTCAGGCATTCGCGATATTCAAGTCCGTGCCCGTGTCGGTGGAATCCTTCTAAAGAGATATTACCGTGAGGGGGCTAAGGTCAAAGCTGGTGATCTTCTCTTTAAGATCGATCCGGCTCCTTATCAGGCACTATTAGAACAAGCTCAAGGTGAAGTGAGTGTCAACCAGGCGCGATTTACCAATTCGCGACAATCTTTGAATCGCATTTTACCACTATATAAAGAAAATGCTGTCAGTCAGAAAGATCGTGATGATGCCGTAGCTGATTTTAACTCTTCAAAATCATCCTTGGAGAGGGCAAAAGCCAAGCTAGAAGAAGCCAAAATTAATTTGGGTTACACCACTGTGTCTGCGCCGATTAATGGGTACACCAGTAAAGAGACTGTTTCTGAGGGCAGTCTGATTGTCGTAAATTCAGATCAGTCTTTGCTGACAACAATTTCGCAAATTGATCCCGCGTATGTGAACTTTTCTTATACCGACAATGAACTTCTGGAGCTTCGTCGTTTGTCCGCTTTGGGTAAGCTGTCAAGACCTGTCGATATGACCAAGCTCGAGGTGCAAGTACGTTTGGGAGACAACAGTATTTATCCCCAAAAAGGATTCATGAATTTCAATGACAATATAATTGATTCAACCACGGGAACGGTAAAGGCCCGGGCCATCATTGATAATCCTGATGGCTATTTAAAGCCGGGGCAATTTGTCAGAGTCTATGTAAGCGGGTTTTCACGAACCAACACTATCGCCGTTCCTTCAAAATCAATTATACAAACACAAAACGGACCTATTGTTTTTGCGGTTAATTCGGAAAGCAAAGTGCAGCAGGTGAATATTGAGACCGGGGAAGAAATCGGCAGTGAAGTGGTGGTTAATAAAGGTCTGAGAGGCGGCGAGTACGTAGTTGTTGAGGGGGCCGCAAAGGTTCGCAATGGCATGCAAGTTAAGATTGTTTCTGGATCGACGATGGCTAAGGCAAATTCGATACCGGTATCGCTTCCCAATAAAGAGTTTCAAGCAAACACAAAATATTGA
- a CDS encoding HD-GYP domain-containing protein: MSNVRDIKSAPLDPDDFMAVSRDEFIPGTQFPVDIFLKLSERNFVMILKEGAKVHFDDMHFPEKAEWLYVRKSDYHKCVGKALTVAGIVLNSDKISIEKKTVVLSRAADSIFKEIEHLGFDHQALEHSKVISKSIQALVEDKSDISYVINLMANLNDDLIRHSMMVSAVSVIIARSMKWTMATNLEKLALGALLHDVGMKELPDEILDLPRHAMNREQAASYESHVYRGVEILRSMPSISDDIISIVLEHHENAPGQGYPRRLRDFKINPFARVVALADCFVEIVMKSVNNPNPKNAIAAISFIEITLGQPFHKPAFLALKSALNPPS; this comes from the coding sequence ATGAGTAATGTCAGAGACATTAAAAGTGCACCGTTAGATCCTGACGATTTTATGGCTGTGTCCAGGGATGAGTTTATTCCGGGGACACAATTCCCGGTGGACATTTTTCTGAAGCTGTCAGAGAGAAATTTCGTCATGATCCTTAAAGAGGGCGCGAAGGTTCATTTTGACGACATGCACTTTCCTGAAAAGGCGGAATGGCTTTACGTTCGCAAGAGCGACTATCATAAGTGTGTTGGTAAAGCCTTAACCGTTGCGGGAATTGTCCTGAATAGCGATAAGATCAGCATCGAGAAGAAAACGGTTGTTCTTTCGCGAGCGGCAGATTCCATTTTTAAAGAGATTGAACATCTCGGCTTCGATCATCAAGCCTTGGAACATTCAAAGGTCATAAGTAAGTCTATCCAAGCCTTGGTCGAAGATAAGTCCGATATCAGCTATGTGATTAACTTGATGGCCAATTTGAATGACGATCTGATTCGCCACTCTATGATGGTTTCAGCGGTCTCGGTGATCATCGCCCGATCGATGAAATGGACGATGGCAACGAATCTTGAAAAGTTGGCTTTAGGAGCGTTGTTGCATGATGTGGGAATGAAAGAACTGCCTGATGAAATTCTGGATTTACCTCGTCATGCAATGAATCGAGAACAGGCTGCCAGCTATGAATCACACGTCTATCGGGGTGTCGAGATTTTAAGATCAATGCCTTCAATATCTGATGATATTATCTCGATTGTTTTGGAACATCATGAGAATGCACCAGGGCAAGGATACCCTCGTCGTTTGCGCGACTTTAAGATCAATCCATTCGCACGGGTTGTAGCCTTAGCAGATTGTTTTGTCGAAATCGTGATGAAGTCTGTCAATAATCCAAATCCCAAAAATGCCATCGCGGCAATTAGTTTTATTGAAATTACTTTGGGACAGCCATTCCACAAACCGGCTTTCTTAGCGCTAAAGAGTGCATTGAATCCGCCATCGTAG